In Luteitalea sp. TBR-22, one genomic interval encodes:
- a CDS encoding TonB-dependent receptor, translating into MAPLSLPVARPRRRPIWLVVLAVLACVAWSSGVLAQSTLGTIRGSVTDAQGSVVPGATVTVTDEATGVRREVVSTAEGLFEVPNLRSGSYTVEASLSGFKAARRTGIVLRAASVARADMQLEVGDLQDVVTVVAEGQNITVESPSIARGLDAQQLRDLPRNSRDIQDFLTLNPNVVGGFDAIQFLGGRTYGASYVQDGQPSSAGIFGELSNAAPGLDAVAEVQVLSNSYSAEFGGLAGVVVSTKRGSNQFHGTSFYDFNSNELNARTYAQALNGVSRDNPNADTHDHRFGASLGGPIIGNRTFFFGNYEGGRLKALGGGAQAIVPTDAMRGGDFSGTSFVIRDPQTGLPFLGNRIPADRLDPAALQIMRTFYPAPNQSTLGNGYGTYRQIVPLERTRDRADFRLDHELTSNDSLFGRFSWQRRDPDAFTFESTGGNGGGGLTNLGTLDRQSRAITVATGWTRTFSSSIVNEFRTGYSGDIRNRRSRYVAGEVGASLGIEVPTLAQAVPGFPQFIFAGANRPSDIRDQRQNTFRDVEQAAFSISNATTWLTGRHSLRFGGNYARNFATDGYSTGANESKGQYNFSGWATGNAFADFLLGLPNTVREQRNTRGDKPMDTVSNDWALFVQDDWKLTPQLTLFLGLRYEVVGVFVDRNDIFANFVLDDGGHHVVPNAAVAALLPPGAQALGRTLLADSVGVGSGLVNTDRNNVSPRVGFAYRIGRDARTVVRGGFGIFYPTGAAQGARDIMSRNPFRYSITRNRATLQHGFTTGTVSTSQGFGNQGLDINLESPDIYQYNLTLERELPGDLGLRVSYLGSTMRKLLVTREANSVQASPVPLGDIYEDPVAQARLPYPLYGTFLNMTTNAGEGQFNALQVEVNRRWRRGFALNAAYTLAGSDSNAPDSGNSTIGVIQYDPYDIEKDRGPDPNVVRHRFVLNSTWDIPVGHERRFGSSMPAWLDAVVGGWTVSSIMQARSGPNLTPFFVWGTDPIYPANTGVGLDGVGQFGESWRPDVVGNPNVGGSRERFFDVTAYRLPAPGSLGNAKKGSLRGPGTWIANFALYKDVFRSSGMQVEFTAMLDNAFNHPQFFVPGLGTGGFVDLTDYLLNGLEDNGTTAVLGADTVGNAEGFSAGRVIRLGLRFRF; encoded by the coding sequence ATGGCCCCACTGTCCCTGCCTGTCGCCCGGCCGCGGCGACGGCCGATCTGGCTCGTCGTGCTGGCCGTGCTCGCCTGTGTCGCGTGGTCGTCGGGTGTGCTCGCGCAATCCACGCTGGGCACCATCCGCGGGTCGGTCACCGACGCGCAGGGCAGCGTCGTGCCTGGCGCGACCGTGACCGTCACCGACGAGGCGACGGGCGTGAGGCGCGAGGTGGTCAGCACGGCCGAGGGCCTGTTCGAGGTGCCGAACCTCCGCTCGGGCTCCTACACCGTCGAGGCGAGCCTGTCGGGCTTCAAGGCCGCCAGGCGCACCGGCATCGTGCTGCGTGCCGCGTCAGTGGCGCGCGCCGACATGCAACTGGAGGTCGGCGACCTGCAGGACGTCGTCACGGTCGTGGCCGAGGGGCAGAACATCACCGTCGAGAGCCCGTCGATCGCGCGCGGCCTCGACGCGCAGCAACTGCGCGACCTGCCGCGCAACAGCCGTGACATCCAGGACTTCCTCACCTTGAACCCCAACGTCGTGGGCGGGTTCGACGCGATCCAGTTCCTGGGGGGGCGGACCTACGGCGCCTCGTACGTGCAGGACGGGCAACCCTCGTCGGCGGGCATCTTCGGTGAGCTGTCCAACGCTGCGCCCGGGCTCGACGCGGTGGCCGAGGTGCAGGTCCTGTCCAACTCGTACAGCGCCGAGTTCGGCGGCCTGGCCGGCGTGGTGGTGTCCACCAAGCGGGGCTCGAACCAGTTCCACGGCACCTCGTTCTACGACTTCAACAGCAACGAACTCAACGCGCGGACTTACGCGCAGGCGCTCAACGGCGTCTCGCGCGACAACCCGAACGCCGACACGCACGATCACCGCTTCGGCGCGAGCCTGGGCGGGCCGATCATCGGCAACCGCACGTTCTTCTTCGGCAACTACGAGGGTGGGCGCCTGAAGGCGCTGGGCGGCGGCGCGCAGGCCATCGTGCCGACCGACGCGATGCGCGGCGGCGACTTCTCCGGCACCAGCTTCGTCATCCGCGACCCGCAGACCGGGCTGCCGTTCCTGGGCAACCGCATCCCGGCCGACCGCCTCGATCCAGCGGCGCTGCAGATCATGCGCACGTTCTACCCGGCGCCCAACCAGTCGACCCTGGGCAACGGCTATGGCACCTACAGGCAGATCGTGCCCCTCGAACGGACGCGCGATCGCGCGGATTTCCGGCTCGACCACGAGCTCACCAGCAACGACTCGCTCTTTGGTCGTTTCAGCTGGCAGCGGCGCGACCCCGACGCCTTCACGTTCGAGAGCACCGGCGGCAACGGCGGCGGCGGCCTGACCAACCTCGGCACCCTGGACAGGCAGTCCCGGGCGATCACCGTGGCCACCGGTTGGACCCGCACGTTCTCGAGCAGCATCGTCAACGAGTTCCGCACCGGCTACAGCGGCGACATCCGCAACCGGCGCAGCCGCTACGTCGCGGGCGAGGTCGGCGCGTCGCTCGGCATCGAGGTGCCGACGCTGGCGCAGGCCGTCCCCGGCTTCCCGCAGTTCATCTTCGCTGGCGCCAACCGGCCCTCCGACATCCGGGACCAGCGACAGAACACGTTCCGCGACGTCGAGCAGGCCGCCTTCTCGATCAGCAACGCGACCACGTGGCTCACCGGACGGCACTCCCTCCGGTTCGGCGGCAACTACGCGCGCAACTTCGCCACCGACGGCTATTCCACGGGCGCCAACGAGTCGAAGGGCCAGTACAACTTCTCGGGATGGGCGACCGGCAACGCGTTCGCCGACTTCCTGCTCGGGCTCCCCAACACGGTCCGCGAGCAGCGCAACACGCGCGGCGACAAGCCGATGGACACCGTCTCGAACGACTGGGCGCTGTTCGTGCAGGACGACTGGAAGCTGACCCCGCAGCTCACGCTCTTCCTCGGGCTGCGCTACGAGGTGGTCGGCGTGTTCGTCGACCGCAACGACATCTTCGCCAACTTCGTGCTCGACGACGGCGGGCACCACGTGGTGCCGAACGCCGCGGTCGCAGCGCTGCTGCCGCCCGGCGCTCAGGCGCTCGGGCGCACGCTCCTGGCCGACTCGGTGGGCGTCGGCTCCGGCCTGGTCAACACGGATCGCAACAACGTCAGCCCACGGGTCGGCTTCGCCTACCGCATCGGCCGTGATGCCAGGACGGTGGTCCGCGGCGGCTTCGGCATCTTCTACCCGACCGGCGCAGCGCAGGGCGCGCGCGACATCATGTCGCGCAACCCGTTCCGCTACTCGATCACCCGCAACCGCGCCACGCTGCAGCACGGCTTCACCACCGGCACCGTCAGCACGTCGCAGGGGTTCGGCAACCAGGGCCTGGACATCAACCTGGAGAGCCCGGACATCTACCAGTACAACCTGACCCTCGAGCGCGAGCTGCCCGGCGATCTCGGCCTGCGCGTGAGCTATCTCGGATCGACCATGCGCAAGCTCCTGGTGACGCGTGAGGCCAACAGCGTGCAGGCCAGTCCGGTGCCCCTCGGCGACATCTACGAGGACCCCGTCGCGCAGGCCCGGCTGCCCTATCCGCTCTACGGCACGTTCCTCAACATGACCACCAATGCCGGCGAGGGCCAGTTCAACGCGCTGCAGGTCGAGGTGAACCGGCGCTGGCGCCGTGGCTTCGCGCTCAATGCCGCCTACACCCTGGCCGGGTCCGACAGCAACGCGCCCGACAGCGGCAACAGCACCATCGGCGTCATCCAGTACGACCCGTACGACATCGAGAAGGACCGCGGGCCCGACCCGAACGTGGTCCGCCACCGCTTCGTGCTCAACAGCACGTGGGACATCCCGGTGGGGCACGAGCGGCGGTTCGGATCGTCGATGCCCGCGTGGCTGGACGCGGTGGTGGGCGGCTGGACGGTGTCGTCGATCATGCAGGCGCGCTCGGGCCCGAACCTCACCCCGTTCTTCGTCTGGGGGACCGACCCGATCTATCCGGCAAACACCGGCGTGGGCCTCGACGGCGTCGGCCAGTTCGGCGAGTCGTGGCGCCCGGACGTCGTCGGCAACCCGAACGTCGGGGGCAGCCGCGAGCGGTTCTTCGACGTGACCGCCTATCGCCTCCCCGCACCGGGCTCACTCGGCAACGCGAAGAAGGGCAGCCTGCGCGGCCCGGGCACCTGGATCGCGAACTTCGCGCTCTACAAGGACGTGTTCCGGTCGTCGGGCATGCAGGTCGAGTTCACGGCGATGCTGGACAACGCCTTCAACCACCCGCAGTTCTTCGTGCCGGGCCTCGGGACGGGCGGGTTCGTGGACCTGACCGACTACCTGCTGAACGGCCTCGAGGACAACGGAACGACGGCGGTGCTCGGCGCCGACACCGTGGGCAATGCCGAAGGCTTCTCGGCGGGTCGGGTGATCAGGCTGGGACTGCGTTTCCGGTTCTGA
- a CDS encoding SDR family NAD(P)-dependent oxidoreductase, whose translation MPAPPRPDHRIVLVTGSTDRLGHEVARRLAAQGAHVIVHGRNTERGKAVVDESAGLFSLAVRHRIPLSRERPMTCGVAYGLHRA comes from the coding sequence GTGCCCGCACCACCACGCCCCGACCACCGGATCGTGCTCGTCACGGGGTCGACCGACCGCCTCGGTCACGAGGTCGCCCGTCGCCTGGCCGCGCAGGGCGCCCACGTCATCGTCCACGGTCGCAACACGGAACGCGGCAAGGCCGTGGTCGACGAGAGCGCGGGATTGTTCTCCCTGGCAGTTCGTCACCGCATTCCGCTCAGCCGTGAGCGGCCGATGACGTGCGGAGTTGCATATGGCCTTCATCGGGCATAG
- a CDS encoding tetratricopeptide repeat protein has protein sequence MDDDVGALRGQATGDLVTEAVGRPRDEHDPVVGAWWCGHLRPGNCRSGEDTRGSGQDHRCGAHPRIHVTTHFAQARVRPSYHPRMHVATLVTVVVGALLLMQPGATPGPARPSAVRSLRGQSLHPPDPLPNRAALERDLQQAQSVANTSTPEAIIWIGRRQAYLWRYEDAIATFTRGARLHPDDARIYRHRGHRYITTRQFALAQEDLERAAALIAGRPDEVEPDGAPNAAGVPRSTLHFNVWYHLALAYYLQAQYERAADAWAQCLRVSRNDDSVVAASDWLWISLMRLGRRGEAAQVLERITPTMEILENGAYHRRLLMYAGRERPEALLDASTADATTLATQGYGVGNYYLVTGDTQRAVAVFERVVAGTGWNAFGYIAAEADLVRMGR, from the coding sequence GTGGACGATGACGTGGGCGCCCTGCGCGGCCAGGCGACGGGCGACCTCGTGACCGAGGCGGTCGGTCGACCCCGTGACGAGCACGATCCGGTGGTCGGGGCGTGGTGGTGCGGGCACTTGCGCCCGGGCAACTGTCGAAGCGGCGAGGACACACGCGGCAGCGGCCAGGACCATCGGTGTGGAGCGCATCCGCGAATCCACGTCACCACCCACTTCGCGCAGGCACGGGTGCGCCCGTCGTACCATCCGCGCATGCACGTCGCCACGCTGGTCACGGTCGTCGTCGGTGCCCTCCTGCTGATGCAGCCCGGGGCCACCCCCGGTCCGGCACGCCCGTCCGCGGTACGGTCGTTGCGCGGGCAGTCGCTTCACCCGCCCGATCCGCTGCCCAATCGCGCCGCGCTCGAGCGGGACCTCCAGCAAGCGCAGTCGGTGGCCAACACGAGCACGCCCGAGGCGATCATCTGGATCGGCCGTCGGCAGGCGTACCTGTGGCGCTACGAGGACGCCATCGCCACCTTCACCCGTGGCGCGCGCCTCCATCCCGACGACGCGCGGATCTACCGCCATCGGGGTCATCGCTACATCACGACACGCCAGTTCGCGCTTGCCCAGGAGGACCTCGAGCGAGCCGCCGCGCTGATCGCGGGGCGCCCCGACGAGGTCGAGCCGGATGGCGCCCCCAACGCCGCAGGGGTGCCGCGCAGCACCCTGCACTTCAACGTCTGGTACCACCTCGCGCTCGCCTACTACCTGCAGGCGCAGTACGAGCGGGCGGCCGACGCGTGGGCCCAGTGCCTGCGCGTGTCGAGGAACGACGACTCGGTGGTCGCCGCGAGCGACTGGCTGTGGATCTCCCTGATGCGGTTGGGCCGGCGCGGTGAAGCCGCGCAGGTGCTCGAGCGCATCACGCCGACCATGGAGATCCTCGAGAACGGCGCGTACCACCGCCGCCTGCTGATGTACGCGGGCCGCGAGCGTCCCGAGGCGCTGCTCGACGCCTCGACCGCCGACGCCACCACGCTGGCGACGCAGGGCTACGGTGTCGGCAACTACTACCTGGTCACGGGCGACACGCAGCGGGCCGTAGCGGTGTTCGAGCGGGTGGTGGCGGGCACGGGGTGGAACGCCTTCGGCTACATCGCCGCCGAGGCCGACCTGGTGCGCATGGGGCGGTGA
- a CDS encoding mechanosensitive ion channel family protein codes for MNTQAIQEFVARNAADAGLKILTALVFWFVGRWLIGRVVAVIRAVMGRNAVDPTLTTYLGSMVAVILNVTLVLGILGYFGIETTSFAALLAGAGLAIGAAWSGMLGNFAAGAFMLVLHPFKVGDFVTVGGVTGTVKELGLFGTTVVTPDNVMTIVGNGKIFADTIFNFSALPARRVERTAQLAGSVDPLDAVARLRAAVAAIPNVATIPAPEVNVLDINLVGPVISVRPYTHTNHYWQVYFDTNETIIRVARDAGWPAPTPSQNIRQV; via the coding sequence ATGAACACCCAGGCCATTCAGGAATTCGTTGCCAGGAACGCGGCCGATGCCGGCCTCAAGATCCTCACCGCGCTCGTCTTCTGGTTCGTCGGCCGCTGGCTGATCGGCCGGGTGGTGGCGGTGATCCGCGCGGTCATGGGCCGCAACGCCGTCGACCCGACGCTGACCACTTATCTCGGCTCGATGGTCGCGGTCATCCTCAACGTCACGCTGGTCCTCGGCATCCTCGGGTACTTCGGGATCGAGACCACGTCGTTTGCCGCATTGCTGGCTGGCGCCGGCCTCGCGATCGGCGCGGCCTGGAGCGGGATGCTCGGCAACTTCGCCGCCGGCGCGTTCATGCTCGTCCTCCACCCCTTCAAGGTGGGCGACTTCGTCACCGTCGGCGGCGTCACCGGGACGGTCAAGGAACTCGGCCTGTTCGGCACGACGGTCGTCACGCCCGACAACGTGATGACCATCGTCGGCAACGGCAAGATCTTCGCCGACACGATCTTCAACTTCTCGGCGTTGCCGGCGCGGCGCGTCGAGCGAACCGCGCAGCTGGCTGGCAGTGTCGACCCGCTCGATGCGGTCGCGCGCCTGCGGGCGGCCGTCGCGGCGATCCCGAACGTGGCCACCATCCCGGCACCAGAGGTCAACGTGCTGGACATCAACCTGGTGGGCCCGGTGATCTCCGTGCGTCCCTACACGCACACCAATCACTACTGGCAGGTGTACTTCGACACCAACGAGACCATCATTCGTGTGGCGCGCGACGCCGGATGGCCGGCGCCGACGCCGAGCCAGAACATCAGGCAGGTGTAG
- a CDS encoding SDR family NAD(P)-dependent oxidoreductase — translation MLPMLLVVLLALGQAPSRPAAAPAASPRPDQRIVLVTGSTDGLGREVARRLAAQGAHVIVHGRNAERGKAVVDEVAAAGTGSARFYQADFASLAEVRRLADDITRDYPRLDLLVNNAGIFNREGERQLSKDGHEATFAVNYLAGYLLTYRLLPVIEKGRSPRIVNVSSLSAAPIDFADVMIEKNYSGNRAYGQSKLAQVMFTIDLASELKPKGIVVQSLHPATYMDTTMVRSGGMTPRSTVAEGADAVMNAIVTDAPSGSYFVGQKVGTPHAQAADAEARRQLREVSRKLTGLP, via the coding sequence ATGCTGCCCATGCTGTTGGTCGTCCTGCTGGCCCTCGGCCAGGCTCCGTCCCGTCCTGCCGCTGCGCCCGCGGCCTCACCACGCCCCGACCAGCGGATCGTGCTCGTCACGGGGTCGACCGACGGCCTCGGTCGCGAGGTCGCCCGTCGCCTGGCCGCGCAGGGCGCCCACGTCATCGTCCACGGTCGCAACGCGGAACGCGGCAAGGCCGTGGTCGACGAGGTCGCGGCCGCCGGCACCGGTTCGGCCCGCTTCTACCAGGCCGACTTCGCCTCGCTGGCCGAGGTGCGGCGCCTGGCCGACGACATCACGCGCGATTACCCGCGCCTCGACCTGCTGGTGAACAACGCCGGCATCTTCAACCGCGAAGGCGAGCGACAGCTCAGCAAGGACGGTCACGAAGCGACCTTCGCGGTGAATTACCTGGCCGGCTATCTCCTCACCTACCGACTGCTGCCGGTCATCGAGAAGGGCCGCTCGCCGCGCATCGTCAACGTCTCTTCACTGAGCGCCGCGCCGATCGACTTCGCCGACGTGATGATCGAGAAGAACTACTCCGGCAACCGCGCGTACGGCCAGAGCAAGCTCGCGCAGGTGATGTTCACCATCGACCTCGCGTCGGAGCTGAAGCCGAAGGGCATCGTGGTGCAGTCGCTCCACCCGGCCACCTACATGGACACGACGATGGTCCGGTCGGGCGGGATGACGCCGCGCAGTACCGTGGCAGAAGGCGCCGACGCCGTGATGAACGCCATCGTCACGGACGCGCCGAGCGGCAGCTACTTCGTCGGACAGAAGGTCGGCACGCCGCATGCGCAGGCCGCCGACGCCGAGGCGCGCCGCCAGTTGCGCGAGGTGAGCCGCAAGCTCACGGGACTGCCGTGA